A region of the Cannabis sativa cultivar Pink pepper isolate KNU-18-1 chromosome 3, ASM2916894v1, whole genome shotgun sequence genome:
CGTCTTAAAAAGGTTGCTAACATAATAATTTTCAAGAGCAGGATGAGTTGACAAAACATAACTATTGGTGTGATGAGGAAGCCAAGGATCTCCTAAGATAGAGATTCGTTCACCCGTACCAATGGTTCAAGTAGCACCTGCTTGTAATAGCTCCTTAGCTTCGAAATACTCCTCCATATGAAGCTTGGGTTGTCTCCCAACTCATCTGAAAGGAGGGATCCATGAGCGTAATATTTTGCTTTAAGAACTCTACTCACCAAGGAGCAATCATTGACTAGAAAACACCAACATTGCTTTCCTAGAAGAGCCATGTTAAAATCACACAAACATCGAAAGCCAAGGCCTCCAGCATGTTTATGACGACTCAAACGATCCCAACTCATCCAACTAACACCTGTTTTATGAATAGAGTCAGTTTGCCACCAAATTTTTTCCATAAGATGTTCCAACTCCTTACAAGTATCCATAGGTAACAAAAAGGCACTCATAGCATAGCTAGGAATTGATTGTGCAACTGATTTCAGCAACACTTCCTTCCCTGTTTGAGATAAAATTCGTCCTTCCAATCCCtggattttttttccttattttgtCTTTAAGAAAACCAAGGATGACATTCTTGTTCTTACCAACAGAATAAGGGAGACCCAAATAAGTTCCATTCTCATCCGCCTCATAGATGTCAAGCATTTGACAGATTGTATCGCGTTGATAAGTGCTGGTATTATTACTGTAGAAAACAGACAACTTGTTGTAAATAATCTTTTGAACCGAAGCCACCTCATAAGTGTACAATAATTCATTCACATTATGCGCTTCTTCCTCAGTAGCTTTACAATATATGTAACTATCGTCTGCAAAAAGAATGTGTGAAATAATTGATGCTCCTCTAGCAATTTTGCAGCTCATAATTAATCCACTCTGTTCATAGCTACACAACAAACTTGAGAATCCCTTGGCATAGAGGATAAATAGATATGGTGATAAAGGATCACCCTGACGAAGACTTTTTTGTGTGGTAATGGGACCTAACTCCTTCCCCCCATGGgagatcatgtaagagatagtACCCACACAAGACATAACCAAGTTGATCCATCTTCCATCAAAACCCATCCTCTCAAGCATGGCATGAAGACATCCCTATTCCAGACGGTCGTAAGTCTTGCTTATGTCGAGCTTGAGTGCCATAATACTGTCACGAccccttttttttcttttcaaatgaTGCATTATCGCATAAGAGATCATAATGTTATCAAATATTAGTCGACCTTGAAGAAACACACTTTGAGTGTCCGATATAATAGAAGGCATAACAACTTTAAGCCTATTAGCAATGACTTTTGAAACGATCTTGTAAAGAACATTACAAAGCGCAATAGGTCTTAAATCGCCCATATCCATAGGTTGTTTCTTCTTGGGAATTAATACGAGATTAGTGTTATTTAAACCAACAAGAAGATGTCCAGTGCTAAAGAAATTACGAACCAGCTGTATGACATCCCGATTAACAACCAACCAGCATTTTTGGAAGAATGCTGGTGTCATTCTGTCAGGCCCCGGGGCCTTGTTGAACTGCATCTGAAACAAGGCTTTACGGACCTCATCATCAGAAACCAGCTGCAGCAACTCCATATTCTGGTCTGCTGAAACACGAGATTGGACGCTGCTTGTAACTTCTCTCTAGTCAACATTCGAAGAAGCAAAAAGAGCAGAAACATAATCAACCATTATTTGTGGCAAACCCAAAGACCAATCCACCCAATTTCCATTAGAGTCTTTAAGTTTTTATATGAAGTTGTTGcgtctgttaggttttatgccctaaataaaactccatttcaatgtaatctattttattcaacatcaataaagaaacagaagtatttttcatttatttgtgtatgttttggttcactttatcaattgcttgtctatttgatttataaattcatcttaaacccttttcacatacttgatcatgtttattgtgctgtcatcacattggaaagtaaacatgactatgtgaataaagtttcctagatttatcagacacagggttttactgatatgataatctacaacaagagtttacttgcatttggagaaatgctatgttctttccagaacattggttaaagtaaagctcaggttgggtgcatggagtatgcatcggaagggaccgatattgaactttgacttagatttaattaaacttaccgtaaaatctattcaagtcaatatcgccaagttgatcctagatcaaatgttcttaatcctgttatgattaggctcaatcttgaaaggctattcgtgttctttgatttgttagttaagcctacttttaggttagggtgatacgtacattttgggaacatggtagtgcaattgagtgggagcgctagcataaacatggaatgtatagcttctatctggcgaatagcaaaggatgatctccttcgagcttgaccaaacgaacataaatggtggagtactcatttcacataagctgaaatatcatttatacggggtcaagtgttttaaggataaaatacatagtagggtgttacggtaatctaatccctttacagtgtagatcattcatatagaggatcattgatcatattaggattataacaatggataactaatgatgcgtctatatggtggaacatatagagcattctatatactgagagtgcaattctaagttctatgcgtggattcaacgaagaattaataagttagtgaattttagtgctaaattcttgatctacttattggaagctcggttatatagacccatggtccccgcactagttgagataatattgtttgtaagactcatgtaattggttttgattaatcaattataattcacaaattagactatgtctatttgtgaaattttcactaagtaagggcgaaattgtaaagaaagagttaataggggcatatttgttaattatgatactttgtatggttcaattaataaatatgataaatgacaatattatttaataattatttatagttattaaatagttagaattgggatttaaatggttgaattagaaaattggcatttttgagaaaattagatacaaaagtgttaaaattgcaaaattgcaaaaagaaaggcccaaatccatcaagccatggccggccacttttgtaggcattttaaactgatattttcattattttaatgccaaataattcaaacctaaccctagtggaatgctataaataggtagtgaaggcttcaggaaaattacacttctgaatcagaaaacctgagcctttctctctctactttggccgccaccctctctctctcttcttccttcagatttcgaaattaccttagtgattagagtagtgcccacacacagcaagcaatacctcaatcatagtgaggaagatcgtgaagaaagatcatcagcaaaggagtttcagcatcaaggatttagagaaagaaatccaggttcagatcttgataatactctgctacagaaaggatacaagggttagagatctgaacggaatgagtcatttaattccgctgcacccaatgtaaggtttcttaaactttatacgtgtttatttcatcgttttagatagttcatatttagggtgttaataaacatacttgtgagtagatctaagatcctggtaaattaatttccaacagcGTCTTCTATTAGTTGCAAAAGCATGGAAAAATTTACTGTTGTTATCACCTTATTGTAACCATAATTGCTTTGATCTTTGGCGCCAAAAAACCTCACGTTGGGTATAAGCTTCAAACAGATTTTTTTTGGCCTGTTTATAATTTTCCACCGACGTATGATCTCTCCCCTACTTCCACCTTTGCACTTCCTTTTTACATTATTGTATTTGCTCTTTAAAATTGCCCCTAAACTCCTTCCCCCAAACCACCAATCGCTGCCCACAACTCTGAATTTTCTACTGCACTTCCACTTCACCATAGTCATCCCAACAGTCTTTTATCAGTTGGTAACAAAGTGGTTCGCATAGCCATGCATTTTCAAAGCAAAAACAAGTGACTCTTTTCTGAACAGCTGTAGTTAAAAGCTCAAGTAATAGGGCGAATGATCGGAAGTCGATATTTTAAGGTTGTAAAGTTTAGCAGAACTAAACAATTACAACCAAGTAAGGTTTGCTAAACCTCTGACCAAGCAAACTTCAATCCAATTCAAAGTACCCCTACCCATTTCCCAAGTAAATGGATAACCACAAAGCTCCATGTCTTGTAATCCACTGTCATTCAAAGCTTGTTGAAAGCCATTTATTAAGAATTCAGGGTATCGACTCCCTCCCCTTTTATCTTCATGAGCACACACATTATTCATGTCCCCCATTACACACCAAGGTAAGCTTGAATTAGCAGCCAAAGAGCGCAAAAGGTTCCAAGTTATTATTCGAAGACCTCTATTCGGTTCCCCATACAGCCCCGTAAATCTCCAATCCACTATACCTTCAATCGAAACTTTTACATCAATGTAATTAATTGAGAAGCCTAGAACCGAAACCTCTTTTTCAACCTTCCAAAGCAAAGCAATACCTCCACTTCTACCTTGCACATCCACCACCATCATTCCTTCGAAACCCAAGGAAACCCGCACCCTCTCCAGCTGAGTTCGGTTACTGAGAGTTTCACAAAGGAAAATTAAACTGGGTTGCTTTTGGATCACAAGATCCTTTAGGAATAGAACAGCCCATGGCAATTCCATGATAAGATTTTCATAATGGACGGTGGGCCTGGATACCAATACCCACCAAGCACGTGTTTTTTGAACCAGCCTCAACTTGGTTCATAGCCACATCATCACCTACTTCCTTCGGCCCATGTGTCAAGCCCAACTCcatttttcttctctttaagTCAACCACCAACAAACAATCATCTTCCTTCGGAGTATTATTAATTTCCTGATTCGTATCAGTCAACGTATCACTCTCCACCTTTATAGGAATATTCCTATCAATCATTGATCTTTCTAACTGTCCAGCTCGTTGACCCATGTTTTCCTCCACAATGATAGGGATCTTTATTCCTCCACCTGGAACCTATTCTTTCCTTGCCAGTGAACGGTGATCGAATCCGACAGTCGTGTTAGCATCATCAACAGGATCATCTTCCATACCTACCATGAATTGCTTCAGCCACTTTGCTCTAATTGTATGATTCTTACAAATTGGCTTGACCCTCATCCATTCCCCATATGGTTTAATTATCTTACCATCAGGGACATCAAATCGTTGAGGGAAAAATCTATCTGAGTGCCCCATTATTCCACATATGAAACAAAATGTAGGAAGATGTTCATACTTGAAGTTCACCTAAAATTCGATTGTGTTCCACAGCTTCATGCGTCTCTTAAGTGGCCTTGTAACATTGATGGTAACACAAACAAGTAAATAATCTCTCCATAACCGCAAGAAGTTCTTTTCATCCGATTCTACATACTTACCAATATAATTGGCAATGTCTTTTACTATCGTTGCCGTTTTGAACCCCGATCGAAGATCATGTAACTGTACCCACATATCGACTTCATTCAACACTATCATTCTAGGATTTTCCCCCCTCTTCAGTCTTTTAAAAATCAGCAAGAACTTGTTAAATGTCCATGGGCTACGATCAATCATACTTTGGATGTCTAACTCGTGATAGAATTGAAACAAGTATCGGTTAGTATCCAATTCTTTAACGAACATACCCTTACCCGGTTGCCAAAGAGAGGCCATCAAATGCTGCATAGCAACAAAATCTATGGATCTTTTTGTCAAGAACCTTCCAACAATACACCCTCGATCATAATAATCATTCCCGTAGTATTACTAGCATCATAGGACAATACCgcctcttcttcatcatcaatgGTTATAGTCGCCATGTTCTCTTCTTCCTCCATCTACTGATAACTACTAGAAGCCATGAAATACCGAACAAATCAAAAACCAGTAATACAAACCCAATGAGAGAAAACTAAAGAACCacgtcaaaagacaagacttgttaatttataaaaaattaatacttttttttttatttttgaaaaaacaaaTGCAAATATTTAAAACTCATTAATacgttattattaatatatatgtatatatgtcaagaaaatggaaaaaaaaaatgaaaagaatgcaTTTGGTgtgggtatgcattgcataccatccgcgcgtGTGGGATGGTGGCCCTGACCGAGAGAACACGACgcaagaggctgcatgcagcctttcCACGAGAGAACAGCCCCTTGTTCAGACAAAAAATGCCCAAACGGGTGAGGAACCTCGCACAGATGTCTGTCCAAAACCGCGTGCACCCCTAAAAACAAGGGCATCCGCGCGTGTATGGAGGTGTCACacctcttgattttttttttattttcaaaaattcataactaattcaaataaaatcgaaatcaagttctgtaaaaagagaATTGCTTAAtcttttccaaactatccaagaaaaataattctagaacgAAATTCTAATTATTCTATGTAAAAATTTTGCAAACaacaatcaatcatcaataaacatataaatcaatatggatcacatccaaatcacacatacatcgttttagctgatccattcaccaaagttttgactataactacatttgaaaagcacagaTTGAATTTAGGTTAATTTAAATGTATTgatagttttatgttagtgcaagtgggagtttgttgggctttgtgccctaaataaaactctatttcaatgtaatcttttctattcaattatcaataaacacatagatcaacatgaatcacATATAAGTCACAcattcatcgttttaaatccatatttcttgaaaataaatcattaccatgactctgataccagttgttggattatattttaccaggacctagatttactaacaagtatatctTTAATATCCTAAATATAAATCTCTAAGACAATGAATCTTAAACAGagataaagtatgagaaaccttacattagttACAACGGAATTAAAGAActtcttccactcagatctctaactcttgttcctttctgtcacagattataatcaagatttgaacccGACACTCCTTCAGTTGTctgattcttcacagtcttacacactatgattgaggtctaacttgctatgggtgggcatgcactcaatcactaagacTTGAATTTTAATGTGAAGAACACTATAGAATTTTGAAAATAGAAGACAGAAAAgtagaagaagaagtctcaaactCTCTAGTTGTCTGACAAGATGTAAACTAGGTTTAGAGTCATTAGCTAGATTATG
Encoded here:
- the LOC133035985 gene encoding uncharacterized mitochondrial protein AtMg00310-like; protein product: MDTCKELEHLMEKIWWQTDSIHKTGVSWMSWDRLSRHKHAGGLGFRCLCDFNMALLGKQCWCFLVNDCSLVSRVLKAKYYAHGSLLSDELGDNPSFIWRSISKLRSYYKQVLLEPLVRVNESLS
- the LOC133035986 gene encoding uncharacterized protein LOC133035986; its protein translation is MGFDGRWINLVMSCVGTISYMISHGGKELGPITTQKSLRQGDPLSPYLFILYAKGFSSLLCSYEQSGLIMSCKIARGASIISHILFADDSYIYCKATEEEAHNVNELLYTYEVASVQKIIYNKLSVFYSNNTSTYQRDTICQMLDIYEADENGTYLGLPYSVGKNKNVILGFLKDKIRKKNPGIGRTNFISNREGSVAEISCTINS